One genomic window of Pseudomonadales bacterium includes the following:
- the truA gene encoding tRNA pseudouridine(38-40) synthase TruA has translation MTAPRSWRYLPNCLVPVDQQLPEGVTRIAAAVEYDGNAFCGWQRQSHSPSVQQVVEAALSKVANEPVTLSCAGRTDTGVHATNQIVHFDTRAIRSSRSWLLGANANLPDSVQLHWVDETSALFHARFSATARTYRYIVANQASRPAIWHSGVTWWRNPLDENSMHNAAQLLLGERNFSSFRAAGCQSNSPFRNVHAAKVWRCGGAVIFEIKANAFLHHMVRNLMGALLLVGEGKHDAAWLANLLSQEDRTQAPATAPSNGLYLVAVDYPQQFEMPKLQKGPLLIVED, from the coding sequence ATGACAGCACCTCGATCATGGCGCTATTTGCCTAATTGTCTTGTTCCTGTTGACCAGCAGCTTCCCGAAGGGGTGACGCGAATTGCCGCTGCCGTCGAGTACGACGGCAACGCTTTTTGTGGCTGGCAGCGCCAGTCGCACAGTCCCAGTGTTCAACAGGTAGTCGAAGCCGCCTTGTCGAAAGTTGCAAACGAACCGGTGACGCTGTCCTGTGCGGGTAGAACCGATACAGGCGTTCATGCAACAAACCAGATTGTTCATTTTGATACTCGTGCCATCCGAAGTTCGCGCAGTTGGTTACTGGGGGCAAATGCCAACCTGCCCGATTCGGTTCAGCTGCACTGGGTTGATGAAACATCGGCGTTATTTCACGCCCGGTTCAGTGCGACAGCCAGAACATACCGTTATATTGTTGCCAATCAGGCCTCTCGGCCTGCCATATGGCACAGTGGTGTTACTTGGTGGCGCAATCCGCTTGATGAAAACAGCATGCACAACGCTGCGCAACTGTTACTGGGCGAGAGAAATTTCAGCAGTTTTCGGGCTGCGGGTTGTCAATCGAATTCACCTTTTCGCAACGTGCATGCTGCCAAGGTCTGGCGATGTGGTGGTGCCGTGATTTTCGAGATCAAGGCAAACGCATTTCTACATCATATGGTGCGCAACCTGATGGGGGCATTGCTGCTTGTTGGTGAGGGTAAGCATGATGCCGCTTGGCTGGCGAATTTACTGTCGCAGGAAGATCGGACTCAGGCTCCGGCGACGGCGCCTTCAAACGGTCTTTATCTGGTA
- the asd gene encoding aspartate-semialdehyde dehydrogenase, with translation MNKVGFVGWRGMVGSVLMERMSQENDFAGIEPVFFTTSQLGQAGPDIGKNVALLQDANCIDTLREMDVIVTCQGGDYTKAVYPKLRKSGWQGYWIDAASALRMEENALIVLDPVNNDVIRKGIDSGIKDFIGGNCTVSLMLMALGGLFNAGLVEWGSAMTYQAASGAGANNMRELIAQMGVIESAVSAELADPASAILEIDRKVAQSMRSGDFPSDHFGAPLAGSLLPWIDTQLDNGQSREEWKGQAETNKILGSDTPVPIDGICVRIGAMRCHSQALTLKLKQDVPLADIEAILAQANDWVKVVPNERTRSLKELTPAAVTGNLHVPVGRLRKMNMGGEYLSAFTVGDQLLWGAAEPLRRMLRILSDN, from the coding sequence ATGAACAAAGTAGGTTTTGTAGGCTGGCGTGGAATGGTTGGCTCTGTATTGATGGAGCGGATGAGCCAAGAAAATGATTTTGCCGGTATTGAACCGGTGTTCTTCACTACATCACAATTGGGTCAGGCTGGCCCAGACATTGGTAAGAATGTGGCATTGTTGCAGGACGCGAACTGCATAGACACGCTTCGAGAGATGGACGTCATCGTTACGTGCCAGGGTGGAGACTACACCAAAGCCGTATACCCCAAGCTGCGTAAAAGCGGTTGGCAAGGCTACTGGATAGATGCGGCCTCAGCGTTGAGAATGGAAGAGAATGCGTTGATTGTGTTGGACCCGGTGAATAACGATGTTATTCGAAAAGGCATAGACAGCGGTATAAAAGATTTTATTGGTGGGAACTGCACGGTTAGCCTGATGCTGATGGCTCTCGGTGGGCTTTTTAACGCCGGGCTGGTGGAGTGGGGCAGTGCCATGACCTACCAAGCTGCTTCCGGTGCTGGTGCCAATAATATGCGCGAGCTGATCGCGCAAATGGGCGTTATCGAATCTGCCGTGTCAGCGGAACTGGCGGATCCAGCCTCGGCGATTCTTGAAATTGACCGGAAAGTAGCACAATCCATGCGTTCCGGTGATTTTCCATCGGATCATTTCGGCGCCCCTTTGGCCGGCAGCTTGTTGCCCTGGATAGACACTCAGCTGGATAATGGGCAAAGTCGTGAAGAATGGAAGGGGCAGGCCGAAACCAACAAAATTCTCGGTAGCGATACGCCTGTGCCAATTGATGGTATCTGTGTACGAATCGGTGCGATGCGCTGTCACAGTCAGGCACTCACCCTGAAATTGAAACAGGATGTGCCGCTGGCAGATATTGAAGCGATTCTGGCGCAAGCCAACGATTGGGTTAAAGTGGTGCCCAACGAGCGCACGCGAAGCCTGAAAGAGCTTACTCCGGCAGCTGTGACAGGCAATCTTCACGTGCCGGTGGGGCGGTTGCGCAAGATGAATATGGGCGGAGAGTATCTGTCTGCATTTACGGTTGGTGATCAGCTTTTGTGGGGTGCTGCGGAGCCGTTGCGACGCATGTTGCGCATTCTTTCCGACAATTGA
- the leuB gene encoding 3-isopropylmalate dehydrogenase: MKKILLLPGDHIGPEIVAEAVKVLKKVDRQFDLGLSFETGLLGGAGVDAVGEPCPQQTLDSARASDAILLGAVGGPEWDGIAHDIRPEKGLLKIRSELELFGNLRPAILYPQLADASSLKPEIVAGLDILIVRELTGGIYFGEPRGIRTLENGEREGYNTYKYSESEIRRIGKVAFEAAMVRNKRVCSVDKANVLEATVLWREVMEEVAKDYPEVQLSHMYVDNAAMQLVRAPKQFDVVVTGNMFGDILSDAAAMLTGSIGMLPSASLDKDGKGLYEPCHGSAPDISGQGIANPLATILSAAMMLRYSLSEAKAADAIEQAVSRVLDNGLRTSDIYTEGTRKVGTVEMGDAVVAAL; this comes from the coding sequence ATGAAAAAAATATTATTGTTGCCTGGTGATCATATCGGGCCTGAGATTGTTGCTGAAGCAGTGAAAGTGCTGAAAAAGGTGGATCGTCAATTTGATCTTGGCTTGTCATTTGAAACGGGCCTGTTGGGTGGCGCAGGAGTGGATGCGGTGGGTGAGCCGTGCCCTCAGCAAACATTGGATAGCGCCAGGGCAAGTGATGCGATTTTATTGGGCGCTGTTGGTGGTCCCGAATGGGATGGCATTGCGCATGATATCCGACCCGAGAAAGGCTTGTTGAAAATACGTTCGGAGCTGGAACTGTTTGGTAATTTGCGTCCGGCTATTCTGTACCCGCAGCTGGCGGATGCCTCCTCTTTGAAGCCGGAAATTGTGGCAGGTCTGGATATTTTGATTGTTCGCGAGCTGACAGGAGGGATTTACTTCGGCGAGCCCAGAGGTATCCGTACACTTGAGAATGGTGAGCGCGAGGGTTACAACACCTACAAATACTCGGAATCCGAAATTCGCCGTATTGGTAAAGTGGCGTTCGAGGCAGCAATGGTTCGCAACAAGAGGGTCTGCTCTGTTGATAAAGCCAATGTGCTGGAAGCAACAGTACTGTGGCGTGAAGTGATGGAGGAGGTGGCAAAAGACTACCCGGAAGTACAACTCAGCCATATGTATGTAGACAATGCAGCCATGCAACTGGTCCGGGCTCCGAAACAGTTCGATGTGGTGGTTACTGGCAATATGTTTGGCGATATTCTGTCCGATGCCGCTGCTATGTTAACGGGGTCAATTGGTATGCTGCCTTCTGCCTCTTTGGATAAAGACGGTAAAGGTCTGTATGAACCCTGTCATGGGTCAGCTCCGGATATTTCCGGGCAAGGTATAGCGAACCCTCTGGCAACGATTCTGTCGGCTGCAATGATGTTGCGCTATTCATTATCTGAAGCGAAGGCGGCTGACGCGATTGAGCAGGCGGTGAGCCGAGTTCTGGATAACGGTTTGCGCACATCAGATATTTACACTGAAGGTACCCGCAAAGTGGGCACCGTAGAGATGGGTGACGCGGTAGTTGCGGCGCTTTGA
- the leuD gene encoding 3-isopropylmalate dehydratase small subunit, whose product MKAFTLHTGVVAPMDRANVDTDMIIPKQFLKSIKRSGFGPNLFDEMRYLDEGLPGQDCSKRPVNADFPLNWPRYQGASVLLARENFGCGSSREHAPWALDDYGFRVVIAPSFADIFFNNCFKNGLLPIVFNEDIVSDLFVELEANEGYALTIDLPRQVVVKPDGEALPFEIDEFRKHCLLNGLDDIGLTLQNEAEIRSFETRHAERFPWLYGAIN is encoded by the coding sequence ATGAAAGCATTTACATTGCATACAGGTGTCGTCGCGCCGATGGATAGGGCCAATGTTGATACCGATATGATTATTCCCAAGCAGTTTCTGAAATCCATCAAACGCAGTGGGTTTGGCCCAAACTTATTTGATGAGATGCGTTATCTCGATGAAGGTTTGCCGGGTCAGGATTGTTCGAAGCGCCCTGTTAATGCAGATTTTCCTTTGAATTGGCCAAGATATCAGGGCGCTTCGGTATTGCTGGCTCGTGAGAATTTTGGTTGTGGATCAAGCCGGGAGCATGCGCCCTGGGCGTTGGACGACTATGGTTTCAGGGTTGTGATAGCCCCCAGTTTTGCAGACATATTCTTTAACAACTGCTTTAAGAATGGTCTTTTACCTATTGTTTTTAATGAAGATATTGTTTCTGATCTGTTTGTTGAGCTAGAGGCAAATGAAGGTTACGCGTTAACGATTGATTTGCCGCGACAGGTTGTCGTTAAACCTGACGGTGAAGCGTTACCATTTGAGATTGATGAATTCCGCAAGCATTGCCTGCTAAACGGTCTGGATGATATTGGTTTGACCTTGCAGAATGAGGCCGAGATTCGAAGTTTTGAAACCCGACATGCAGAACGGTTTCCCTGGTTGTACGGCGCTATTAATTAG
- the leuC gene encoding 3-isopropylmalate dehydratase large subunit, translated as MSAKTLYDKLWDAHLVKQRDDGSALIYIDRQVIHEVTSPQAFEGLRIAGRKPWRIDTNIATPDHNVSTDAVERAAGVDGIVDETSRIQVRTLDENCDEFGIREFKMNEMGQGIVHVMGPELGATLPGMTVVCGDSHTATHGAIGCLAHGIGTSEVEHVLATQCLVTQKMKNMLVRVDGELGLGVTPKDVILAIIGKIGTAGGNGCAIEFAGTVFREMSVEGRMTVCNMAIEAGARVGMVGVDDKTIEYVKGRRFAPVGEQWDRAEQYWRTLHSDVDARFDVVVEMRAEDIAPQVTWGTSPEMVAPVTGSVPSPEQELDSVKRQGIEKALKYMGLTGGIPITRIPVDRVFIGSCTNSRIEDMRAAAAVAKGRKVAGSVKQVLVVPGSQMVKAQAEAEGLDKIFVEAGMEWREPGCSMCLAMNADKLGAGEHCASTSNRNFEGRQGNGGRTHLVSPAMAAAAAVAGHITDVRELAAVGGEV; from the coding sequence ATGTCGGCGAAGACGCTTTATGACAAATTATGGGATGCGCACTTGGTCAAGCAGCGGGATGACGGTTCCGCACTGATCTATATTGATCGCCAGGTTATTCATGAAGTCACTTCCCCCCAGGCTTTTGAAGGTCTGCGAATCGCTGGTCGTAAGCCTTGGCGAATTGATACCAATATCGCAACGCCAGATCATAATGTTTCTACCGATGCGGTAGAGCGAGCGGCAGGTGTGGACGGTATTGTTGACGAAACCTCCCGTATCCAGGTGCGTACACTTGATGAAAACTGTGATGAATTTGGTATTCGCGAGTTCAAAATGAACGAGATGGGGCAGGGTATTGTACATGTTATGGGGCCAGAGTTAGGTGCCACGCTTCCTGGGATGACGGTGGTTTGTGGTGATTCTCACACCGCCACCCACGGCGCAATTGGTTGTTTGGCGCATGGTATTGGTACCTCTGAAGTGGAGCATGTGCTGGCTACACAGTGCCTGGTAACCCAGAAAATGAAAAATATGTTGGTTCGTGTTGATGGTGAGCTGGGTCTTGGTGTTACCCCCAAAGATGTGATTCTGGCCATTATTGGCAAGATAGGCACAGCGGGTGGCAACGGTTGTGCGATTGAATTTGCGGGTACTGTTTTCAGAGAGATGAGTGTTGAAGGCCGTATGACTGTTTGCAATATGGCGATAGAGGCAGGTGCCCGCGTTGGTATGGTCGGTGTTGATGACAAGACTATCGAATATGTTAAAGGTCGTCGGTTTGCGCCTGTCGGCGAGCAATGGGATCGCGCAGAACAATATTGGCGTACGCTGCACAGCGATGTTGACGCTCGATTTGATGTTGTTGTTGAAATGCGCGCAGAAGATATTGCGCCGCAAGTGACCTGGGGAACATCGCCTGAAATGGTGGCGCCGGTCACGGGTAGCGTACCAAGTCCTGAACAAGAGTTGGATTCCGTGAAACGACAGGGCATTGAAAAGGCTCTTAAATACATGGGGCTTACAGGTGGCATACCGATAACCCGAATCCCAGTGGACAGGGTGTTTATCGGTTCCTGTACGAACTCTCGCATTGAAGATATGCGCGCTGCGGCAGCAGTGGCCAAAGGTCGTAAGGTGGCAGGCAGTGTTAAACAGGTTTTGGTAGTGCCCGGCTCGCAGATGGTAAAAGCTCAGGCTGAAGCCGAAGGCCTGGATAAGATTTTTGTTGAAGCGGGTATGGAGTGGCGTGAGCCCGGCTGCTCGATGTGTCTTGCCATGAACGCCGATAAATTAGGTGCGGGAGAGCATTGCGCCTCCACATCAAACCGTAACTTTGAAGGGCGGCAGGGTAACGGTGGCCGCACGCATCTTGTCAGTCCGGCGATGGCGGCGGCGGCGGCTGTTGCGGGCCACATTACGGATGTTCGGGAACTGGCTGCTGTTGGAGGTGAAGTCTAA
- a CDS encoding LysR family transcriptional regulator translates to MDTQLLEAFIAVAESHSFSIAAERIHLTQPAVSKRISLLEEQLNCRLFDRIARSVSLTEAGEALLPRAKLILQDIVDTQQAINDLSGAITGRLRLAISHHIGLHRLPPVLKTFSQHYPEVSIDVDFMDSEKAYDGILHGNFEVAAITLSPSPHPKVFAESIWPDPLVFMVAKEHELAKTPGVTLEVLSRYPAILPGSGTYTGRMTKAQFDRHGISLPSGMATNYLETIKMMVSIGLGWSLLPSSMLESGLSQVPISGIYIERQLGYIHHREKTLSNAARAFIELLKSEKQ, encoded by the coding sequence ATGGACACTCAACTTCTTGAAGCCTTTATTGCTGTGGCAGAAAGCCATTCCTTTTCTATTGCCGCAGAACGTATTCATCTGACTCAACCCGCGGTCAGTAAACGTATTTCATTACTTGAAGAACAACTGAACTGCCGATTGTTTGACCGAATTGCACGATCGGTATCATTGACTGAAGCCGGAGAAGCGTTACTTCCCCGAGCAAAGTTAATCTTGCAGGATATTGTAGACACTCAACAAGCCATCAACGATCTATCAGGCGCCATTACCGGCCGTCTGCGGCTCGCCATTAGCCACCATATCGGTTTGCACCGATTACCCCCTGTTTTAAAAACGTTCAGCCAGCACTACCCTGAAGTGTCTATCGATGTAGATTTTATGGACTCTGAAAAAGCCTATGACGGCATACTACATGGCAATTTTGAGGTGGCTGCTATTACGCTTTCCCCCTCTCCCCATCCAAAGGTATTTGCCGAGTCAATATGGCCTGATCCACTGGTATTTATGGTAGCGAAAGAGCACGAGCTGGCAAAAACACCTGGAGTAACGCTGGAGGTCTTATCAAGATACCCGGCGATATTACCCGGCTCAGGCACCTATACGGGCCGCATGACAAAGGCCCAGTTCGACAGACATGGAATTTCACTGCCATCGGGAATGGCAACTAACTACTTGGAAACCATCAAAATGATGGTCAGTATTGGTCTCGGCTGGAGCTTGTTACCCAGCAGTATGCTGGAATCAGGATTAAGCCAGGTTCCCATTTCAGGCATCTATATAGAGCGCCAGTTGGGGTATATTCACCACCGGGAAAAAACCCTGTCCAATGCAGCCAGAGCTTTTATTGAGCTACTGAAATCAGAAAAGCAGTAA
- a CDS encoding acyl-CoA dehydrogenase produces MTIYKAPVEDMSFLLNHVLGMDEISRLPGYEEATPDMVAAILTEAARFFDEVVAPTNMIADREGLKLEGNQVITPPSLDGVYQQMVDAGWQSLAGDPQYGGQGMPQLLSFVVDEMCQSANLSFSLCPLLTKGVITALSRYGSEQQKIEIIPKLMSGQWSGTMNLTEPQAGSDLAAITTKAVPNGDHYLISGQKIYITWGEHDYSENIIHLVLARTPDAPEGVKGISLFVVPKVLEGQGESARNRNDVYCIGLEEKLGIHASPTCTMSYGENGGAVGYLVGKENEGLSYMFAMMNHARQSVGLQGVAIAERAYQQAVDYARERVQGDVPGKSRVTIINHPDVRRMLMTMRALTEGGRALAYSSMAHEDLSEKAENEQQSAYHQRRVDLLTPLVKGWCTDVGLEVASLGIQVHGGMGFIEETGAAQHMRDARILPIYEGTNGIQSLDLVGRKILRDKGMAATELVVEWSEILTEVEAAGEEMAPIARALKAGITDCSTAVKALFKAAVDDWAAAEAGAYNALMLMGTTAAGALLAKSALAAVKLNEAGQGNKDFNDAKIITANFFAQYVMARNSGYVAAVQAGPENVMALAEEAF; encoded by the coding sequence ATGACCATTTATAAAGCCCCCGTTGAAGATATGAGTTTCCTGCTGAATCATGTTCTGGGCATGGACGAAATCTCCCGCTTGCCGGGTTATGAGGAAGCTACTCCGGATATGGTCGCTGCAATTTTGACAGAAGCAGCAAGATTTTTCGATGAAGTAGTGGCACCTACCAATATGATTGCTGATCGCGAGGGGCTTAAACTTGAAGGCAATCAAGTTATCACGCCTCCATCGCTGGATGGGGTTTATCAGCAGATGGTGGATGCTGGCTGGCAGAGCCTTGCAGGTGATCCTCAGTATGGTGGGCAGGGTATGCCCCAGTTACTCTCTTTTGTTGTTGATGAAATGTGCCAGAGTGCCAATTTGAGTTTTAGTTTGTGCCCATTGTTAACAAAAGGCGTAATTACGGCGTTAAGCCGTTACGGTAGTGAACAACAGAAAATTGAAATCATTCCGAAGCTGATGTCCGGGCAATGGTCCGGCACTATGAATTTGACCGAGCCACAGGCCGGATCCGACCTTGCAGCCATTACGACGAAAGCCGTTCCAAATGGCGATCACTACCTCATCTCCGGGCAAAAAATCTATATTACCTGGGGAGAACATGATTACAGCGAAAATATTATTCATCTGGTTCTTGCCCGCACCCCCGATGCACCGGAAGGCGTCAAGGGTATTTCGTTGTTTGTTGTGCCCAAGGTTTTAGAGGGTCAGGGCGAAAGTGCTCGTAACCGAAATGATGTCTATTGCATAGGCCTTGAGGAAAAGCTGGGAATTCATGCAAGTCCGACCTGCACCATGTCTTACGGTGAGAATGGTGGTGCTGTCGGGTATCTGGTAGGCAAGGAAAATGAAGGCCTCAGCTATATGTTTGCCATGATGAACCATGCGCGGCAATCGGTTGGTTTGCAAGGGGTGGCTATTGCTGAACGCGCCTACCAACAAGCAGTGGATTATGCCAGGGAACGGGTTCAGGGCGATGTGCCGGGTAAATCGCGGGTGACAATTATCAACCATCCGGATGTCAGACGTATGCTGATGACAATGCGTGCCTTGACCGAGGGTGGACGTGCGCTGGCTTATTCATCCATGGCCCATGAAGATTTGTCAGAGAAAGCAGAAAACGAACAGCAATCAGCCTATCACCAGCGCAGAGTCGACTTGTTGACACCGCTAGTTAAAGGCTGGTGTACAGACGTGGGGCTGGAAGTTGCCTCTTTGGGTATTCAGGTTCACGGCGGTATGGGATTTATTGAAGAGACCGGCGCCGCTCAACACATGCGGGATGCCCGAATTCTGCCGATTTACGAAGGCACAAATGGTATACAGTCACTTGATCTGGTTGGACGTAAAATTCTACGTGACAAGGGAATGGCGGCCACTGAGCTAGTGGTTGAATGGAGTGAAATTCTGACCGAAGTTGAAGCGGCTGGTGAAGAGATGGCGCCAATAGCCAGGGCATTGAAAGCAGGTATAACCGATTGCAGTACCGCTGTTAAAGCATTATTTAAGGCGGCTGTTGATGATTGGGCCGCGGCTGAGGCTGGCGCATATAATGCCTTGATGCTGATGGGGACAACGGCAGCAGGCGCATTACTGGCAAAAAGTGCTCTGGCGGCAGTGAAACTAAATGAAGCCGGACAAGGCAACAAAGATTTTAATGACGCCAAAATTATTACGGCAAACTTTTTTGCTCAATATGTCATGGCGCGTAATAGCGGTTATGTTGCAGCAGTTCAGGCAGGGCCTGAAAATGTAATGGCGTTGGCTGAAGAAGCTTTTTAA
- the trmH gene encoding tRNA (guanosine(18)-2'-O)-methyltransferase TrmH encodes MTPERYQKILTVLQRRQPDLTVITDQVHKGQNLSAIIRTCDAVGIHRVHAVYQEGPFRPHTGTALGSHKWVETTVHRSIGQPIGLLQQQGFQVIAAHFTPGAVDYTEVDYTRPTALLLGAEKWGVSEQATAQVDGCVVIPMLGMVESYNVSVACAIILAEAQRQREAADLYAQRRLPDGEYRKLLFEWCQPVVAKYCRRHGLDYPELNDQGDVLNPDKLRLTLAGSR; translated from the coding sequence ATGACGCCTGAACGCTACCAAAAAATTCTGACTGTATTGCAACGTCGCCAGCCTGACTTGACGGTTATAACAGATCAAGTCCACAAGGGGCAAAATCTCTCGGCAATTATCCGTACCTGTGATGCGGTTGGAATCCACCGAGTTCATGCTGTTTATCAGGAGGGTCCTTTCCGGCCCCATACCGGCACTGCGCTTGGCAGTCACAAGTGGGTAGAAACCACGGTCCACCGGTCTATTGGTCAACCGATAGGGCTTTTGCAACAGCAGGGCTTTCAGGTGATAGCGGCACACTTTACTCCAGGTGCTGTGGATTACACCGAGGTGGACTACACTCGACCCACGGCGTTGTTGCTAGGCGCCGAAAAGTGGGGTGTCAGTGAACAGGCTACCGCTCAGGTTGACGGGTGTGTGGTGATTCCTATGTTGGGAATGGTAGAGTCTTATAACGTCTCGGTAGCCTGCGCCATCATTCTTGCGGAAGCGCAGCGGCAGAGAGAGGCCGCTGATCTTTATGCCCAAAGACGACTACCGGATGGCGAATATCGCAAGCTACTGTTTGAATGGTGTCAGCCAGTGGTTGCTAAATACTGTCGGCGGCACGGGCTGGACTATCCTGAGCTGAATGATCAGGGTGACGTGCTAAACCCGGACAAGCTCCGGTTGACGTTAGCGGGTTCACGATAG
- a CDS encoding EAL domain-containing protein: MDITGKIVEIHEGRRISQQLTKQIGITLAFFMAAVLLFLVNGHLVNLPVWVFPWALVAVWVLSVISIPFYQRVDEPVESSSLLGALARASTLVCLVSPDQFVRFRSHGELLEQALDECAVALPDLLGDIDRARQGGSFMSFYALGDRTYRVHFQPAVRSTDTVTIVFVDVTQEQERNAELELSTEIFNNTSDAIIVADEHRHIYSVNAEFTAITGFTADEVRGRKLGFPKSPDHRFRFYREIFSRLREQGSWQGDVWSKRKNGEVFSGRMKVAVHRSLNGKIKDYVAFFSDITELRQSEEELRYLANHDTLTGLPNRRLFFDRVDQAIKRARRSDGQFAVYFIDLDSFKAINDELGHPVGDELLKMVADRLSKVVRESDTVARLAGDEFTIVAEQVDSLEEVKSIAEKIVKCFDPVFQLSEHEVYASASVGVGIYPTDADDMMGIVKGADTAMYKAKMEKGRGSYFLFGSEAEPEKGVDDFFVAELHQAMKRDQMELLFQPQVILHSGAIVGCEALLRWRHQQLGQVMPHQFMPIADAEGLLPEMEQWVLEKVCSQMAAWLRKKIPVQFVTLNVSHHQLDNPEFAVTVAKVLGATGLSPTHLIVEVSEVTLLQDKKRGLRFVQALREIGVSVTIDDFGVTRSEFGYLKGLPVSGLKIDNQHLQNIKQGQQGDTLIRAMIGLGEILDIDVVAVGVERGMQEYYLQAAGCRLGQGYLYGKPMIAESFERLFNRAPEVDLV; the protein is encoded by the coding sequence ATGGATATCACCGGGAAAATAGTGGAAATTCACGAGGGTAGGCGAATTAGCCAGCAACTAACTAAGCAAATTGGCATCACGCTGGCTTTTTTTATGGCCGCAGTGCTGCTGTTTCTCGTTAATGGGCACTTGGTTAACCTGCCCGTGTGGGTATTCCCTTGGGCATTAGTTGCTGTCTGGGTGTTATCTGTTATATCGATTCCTTTCTATCAAAGGGTGGATGAGCCAGTAGAGAGTTCTTCGTTGCTGGGAGCTTTGGCGCGAGCTTCAACACTGGTTTGTCTAGTCAGCCCTGACCAATTTGTCCGGTTTAGGTCTCACGGAGAGCTGCTTGAGCAGGCTCTCGACGAGTGTGCCGTTGCTCTGCCTGATCTGCTCGGCGATATTGATCGCGCCAGGCAAGGTGGCAGTTTTATGTCGTTTTATGCTCTGGGTGATCGTACCTACAGAGTGCATTTTCAGCCCGCGGTCAGGAGTACGGATACCGTTACGATTGTTTTTGTGGACGTTACCCAGGAGCAAGAAAGAAACGCTGAACTGGAGTTGTCGACAGAAATTTTTAATAACACCAGTGACGCCATTATTGTTGCTGACGAACACCGGCACATTTATTCAGTCAATGCCGAATTTACGGCGATTACTGGTTTCACTGCTGACGAAGTGCGCGGCAGAAAGCTGGGCTTTCCTAAAAGCCCTGACCATCGTTTTCGTTTTTACCGTGAAATTTTTTCCAGGCTCCGTGAGCAGGGTAGCTGGCAGGGTGATGTGTGGAGCAAACGCAAGAATGGTGAGGTTTTTAGTGGCCGAATGAAGGTGGCGGTACATCGATCCCTGAATGGCAAGATTAAGGATTACGTTGCTTTTTTCTCGGATATCACGGAGTTGCGCCAGTCTGAAGAGGAGCTGCGCTACCTCGCCAACCACGATACCCTCACGGGTTTACCGAACCGGAGGCTTTTCTTTGACCGTGTAGACCAGGCAATCAAGCGTGCACGGCGATCGGATGGTCAATTTGCGGTCTATTTTATTGATCTGGACAGTTTTAAAGCTATCAATGATGAGCTGGGACACCCGGTAGGTGATGAACTGCTGAAGATGGTGGCTGACAGGCTGTCCAAGGTTGTCAGGGAGAGTGATACCGTTGCCCGCCTGGCGGGTGATGAGTTTACGATTGTGGCCGAGCAGGTGGATAGCCTGGAAGAAGTAAAAAGTATTGCCGAAAAAATTGTTAAATGCTTTGATCCGGTATTTCAACTCAGTGAACACGAGGTCTATGCCTCTGCCAGTGTCGGTGTTGGTATCTACCCTACAGATGCTGACGATATGATGGGCATTGTCAAGGGTGCAGACACGGCTATGTACAAGGCGAAGATGGAAAAGGGGCGAGGCTCCTATTTCCTCTTTGGCAGCGAGGCTGAACCCGAGAAAGGGGTAGATGACTTCTTTGTGGCTGAGCTGCATCAGGCGATGAAGAGAGATCAGATGGAGCTGTTGTTTCAGCCTCAGGTGATCTTGCACAGTGGTGCGATTGTAGGCTGTGAGGCTTTACTGCGCTGGAGGCATCAGCAGTTAGGGCAGGTTATGCCCCATCAATTCATGCCTATTGCTGATGCAGAGGGTTTATTGCCAGAAATGGAGCAGTGGGTGTTAGAGAAGGTTTGTTCACAAATGGCGGCCTGGCTCAGGAAAAAAATCCCTGTTCAGTTCGTGACTCTGAACGTTTCTCATCATCAGCTCGACAATCCCGAGTTTGCAGTCACCGTTGCAAAGGTATTGGGTGCAACCGGTTTGTCGCCGACTCATCTGATTGTTGAAGTCTCTGAAGTGACGTTATTGCAGGATAAAAAGCGTGGCCTGCGATTTGTGCAGGCTCTGAGAGAGATAGGCGTATCAGTAACCATTGATGATTTTGGTGTTACCCGCAGTGAGTTTGGTTATCTGAAAGGTCTGCCTGTGTCCGGCCTCAAAATTGATAATCAGCATCTTCAGAATATCAAGCAGGGTCAGCAGGGCGATACACTGATTCGTGCCATGATTGGCCTTGGCGAAATACTTGATATCGATGTGGTTGCTGTTGGTGTTGAAAGAGGGATGCAGGAATACTATCTGCAGGCGGCGGGTTGCCGTTTGGGGCAGGGGTATCTTTACGGCAAACCCATGATTGCTGAATCATTTGAACGTCTTTTTAATCGTGCGCCAGAGGTTGATCTGGTTTGA